A genomic window from Winogradskyella sp. J14-2 includes:
- a CDS encoding gliding motility-associated C-terminal domain-containing protein translates to MKSFKNYKSFLILLTAAFSFMSCDDSNNEQEEDVFAGCCSEEPVFGPNVDNLDQSQGEIIVYNLFTPNNDAYNDRFGIENIQLYENHIVSIYNIDDELIFESTDYGSSSDESFPTEPQGEFGVEGVPDGTYKYKIVVENEQVYMKSGTFCLFGNFSALDEQNFSDCTPSSQFDPTLTGN, encoded by the coding sequence ATGAAAAGCTTTAAGAATTATAAATCATTTTTAATCCTATTAACAGCTGCGTTTTCTTTCATGTCTTGTGATGACAGTAATAATGAACAAGAGGAAGATGTATTTGCTGGTTGTTGCTCAGAGGAGCCAGTATTTGGACCGAATGTTGATAATTTAGACCAATCTCAAGGAGAAATAATTGTATATAATTTATTTACACCAAACAATGATGCCTACAATGATAGATTTGGTATTGAGAATATTCAGCTATATGAAAATCATATTGTATCTATATATAACATTGATGACGAGCTTATTTTTGAAAGTACTGATTATGGCTCAAGTTCAGATGAGTCTTTTCCAACAGAACCTCAAGGTGAGTTTGGCGTAGAAGGTGTTCCAGATGGGACGTATAAGTACAAAATAGTTGTTGAAAATGAACAGGTTTATATGAAATCTGGTACATTTTGCTTATTTGGAAATTTCTCGGCTTTAGACGAACAAAATTTTAGTGATTGCACCCCTAGTTCTCAATTCGACCCAACTCTTACAGGAAATTAA
- a CDS encoding glycosyltransferase, whose amino-acid sequence MIKTNTKKICIVVSSLGGGGAERSSAYLSEILFDLGCDVHIISVLNIIEYPYKGKLLNLGELKEKNNSIFGRFQRLNVFRKYLKAHNFDYVIDNRTRIGFLKEFIISKLIYSAPQTIYCVRSYKTSSYINPNILLGRLLYKSAYKIVAVSQAISKKLKNKYDLENLEVIYNPASENFDCKDDIKDVNEKYILFFGRLDDEIKNISLLLNSYSKSILPKNNVKLRILGDGKDRAILLKKVNDLELRDFVEFIGFKSNPYSDVKASFFTVLTSRYEGFPRVIVESLALGIPVVSVDCKSGPSEIVMNEHNGLLVENHDVQALANAMNRMVMDKNLYLHCKLNARSSVAHLSKEAIGKQWQALLR is encoded by the coding sequence ATGATTAAAACCAACACCAAAAAGATTTGTATTGTGGTTTCTTCACTTGGTGGTGGTGGTGCGGAACGGTCATCGGCATATTTATCTGAAATTTTGTTCGATTTAGGGTGTGATGTTCATATCATTTCTGTATTAAATATCATTGAATACCCTTATAAGGGAAAACTCTTAAACTTAGGAGAATTAAAGGAAAAGAATAACTCAATTTTTGGAAGATTTCAAAGGCTTAACGTTTTTAGAAAATACCTAAAAGCGCATAATTTTGACTATGTAATAGATAATAGAACAAGGATTGGGTTTTTAAAGGAATTTATAATCTCTAAGTTAATTTATAGCGCACCTCAAACCATTTATTGTGTTAGAAGTTACAAAACCAGTAGCTATATTAATCCAAATATTTTGTTGGGTAGATTGCTTTACAAATCTGCTTATAAAATAGTTGCTGTGTCCCAAGCCATTTCAAAAAAGCTAAAAAATAAATATGATCTTGAGAATCTAGAGGTAATTTATAATCCTGCATCAGAAAATTTTGATTGTAAGGATGATATCAAAGATGTAAATGAGAAGTATATTCTCTTTTTTGGGCGACTAGATGATGAAATTAAAAACATTAGTTTATTGTTAAACTCCTATTCAAAATCCATACTTCCAAAAAATAATGTTAAACTAAGAATTTTAGGTGATGGAAAGGATAGGGCTATACTTTTGAAAAAAGTTAATGATCTAGAATTAAGAGATTTTGTTGAGTTTATTGGTTTTAAGTCCAATCCCTATAGTGATGTAAAAGCCTCTTTTTTTACAGTTTTAACGAGTAGATATGAAGGTTTTCCGAGAGTAATAGTAGAGTCTTTGGCTCTGGGTATTCCTGTTGTTTCTGTAGACTGTAAATCTGGTCCAAGTGAAATTGTTATGAATGAACATAATGGATTGTTGGTAGAAAATCACGATGTACAAGCTTTAGCAAACGCAATGAACAGAATGGTAATGGATAAAAATTTATATTTACATTGCAAATTGAATGCTAGATCTAGTGTGGCACATTTATCAAAAGAAGCAATTGGTAAACAATGGCAGGCATTATTAAGATAA
- a CDS encoding glycosyltransferase family 2 protein, translating to MPYFSVVITVYNKAEFIKSTINSVLNQTFQDFEVIVINDGSTDESEHIIASFTDKRITLITTLNQGASVARNTGIKASNCNYIALLDGDDLWDRDFLKYIKDAITTFPKEKIYATALSQKYPSKTVPVSYSFKQKKLYAIRDYFRSSKKYAILSSSSTVFEKSIINKTGNFDPSIVSGQDIDLWIRFALKHKVVFINKPLAIYNHVTSSLSNTAYTLKNKSKFDKYLNEEKENEDLKAYLDLNRYSMALLSKFLNDKTCYNYYTSFIDFKNLTARQTVLLKSPKWLLKLLLKLKSFKGEKLYYPVT from the coding sequence GTGCCATACTTTTCTGTAGTCATAACGGTTTATAACAAAGCGGAGTTTATAAAAAGCACAATAAACAGTGTCTTAAACCAGACATTTCAAGATTTTGAGGTCATTGTTATTAACGATGGCTCAACTGATGAAAGTGAACATATCATCGCCTCTTTTACCGATAAACGCATTACACTTATTACAACATTAAACCAAGGTGCCTCAGTAGCTAGAAACACAGGTATTAAAGCGTCTAATTGCAACTACATTGCACTGCTTGATGGTGACGATTTATGGGATCGGGATTTTCTTAAGTACATTAAGGACGCAATAACAACTTTTCCGAAAGAAAAAATCTATGCCACTGCTTTATCCCAAAAATACCCTAGCAAAACTGTGCCTGTTTCATACAGTTTCAAACAAAAGAAACTCTATGCTATTCGTGATTATTTTAGGTCCAGTAAAAAATATGCTATTTTATCTAGCTCTAGTACTGTCTTTGAAAAATCAATTATAAATAAAACAGGAAACTTTGATCCTAGCATTGTTTCTGGGCAAGACATAGATCTTTGGATAAGGTTTGCTTTAAAGCACAAAGTTGTGTTCATCAATAAACCATTAGCAATATATAATCACGTAACATCAAGCTTATCGAATACAGCTTATACGTTAAAAAACAAATCAAAATTTGATAAATACCTTAATGAAGAAAAAGAAAACGAAGATTTAAAAGCTTACTTAGATCTCAACAGATACTCTATGGCTTTATTGAGTAAGTTTCTTAACGATAAGACTTGCTATAATTACTATACTTCTTTTATAGATTTTAAAAACCTTACAGCGAGACAAACTGTTTTATTAAAGAGCCCTAAATGGCTATTGAAACTCTTACTAAAGCTAAAATCTTTTAAAGGAGAAAAGCTTTACTATCCTGTTACGTAA
- a CDS encoding tetratricopeptide repeat protein translates to MLLLKRQFLILFLTFAMLGFAQKSAIYTSALKDYQKALTLYNNKQYKAAQSLFDDIKYNTDDAVLKSDCSYYIANCAVRLNQRNADDLIEKFVEEYPTSTKRNTAFLDVADYYFENGKYAYARKWYQKVDESSIARTERERFNFNYGYTLYSTNSKKEATKYLNRVADSKEYGSQAKYYIGYMAYEGDDYDTANEYFDQVSDNEKYKEKLSYYQADLNFKLGKFEKAIELALEQLPSSRGVEASELNKIIGESYFNLEKYEEAIPYLQAYEGKKGKWSNTDYYQIGYAYYKQNDFEKAISEFNKIIDGNNAVAQNAYYHLGESYINLEKKQEALNAFRNASEMDYDLKIQEDAWLNYAKISYEIGNPYQSVPQVLSGYLDKYPDTSYREEVETLLIDSYITSKNYKEALELLKGKNSFENKVAYQKVAFFRGIELYNDTNYSEALKLFNNSLKEPRDPIFVAKATFWKAETEYNLTNYNDALIGFKQFVGMSEASGLSENENLDYNLAYTYFKLKDYTNASKYFQKFIDNNSGDRLRRNDAYLRLADGYFVSSKYQNAINAYDKAIQINEIETDYAAFQKAMSNGYLGKASTKISELNTFIDTYSKSALRDDAMYELANSYVKSNETDKAMQMYDRLNSEYKRGAFTSKALLRQGLVYYNANDNERALTKFKKVASDFPNSGEAVQAVSTARLIYIDLGRVDDYAAWVKSLDYVEVSDVELDNTMYLAAEKPYLENDTENAIRQFNKYLNQFPNGIHALKSHFYIAQLYYKKDLFETAQPHYKYVVDASRSEYTEQATVKLCEIYLKESNWSQAIPVLKTLEAEADYPQNVLYAQSNLMNAYYQTEEYSSAENYAEKVLANSNLDVKVKSDAKIIIARSAIKTGNEDKAKTAYADVEKIATGSVAAEALYYNAYFKNKEGKYEASNTTIQKLAKDYSSYKYYSAKGLVVMAKNFYALGDAFQANYILESVISNFPEFDDVVQEAQQELNKIKTEEAKTNSSIETDDN, encoded by the coding sequence ATGCTACTGTTAAAAAGACAATTTCTTATCCTTTTTCTTACGTTTGCAATGCTTGGATTTGCTCAAAAATCCGCTATCTATACCAGTGCTTTAAAAGATTACCAAAAGGCATTAACCTTATACAATAACAAACAGTACAAGGCTGCACAATCCTTGTTTGACGATATTAAGTACAATACAGATGATGCTGTTTTAAAGTCTGACTGTTCGTATTACATTGCCAATTGTGCTGTAAGATTAAACCAACGAAACGCAGACGACTTAATCGAAAAATTTGTTGAAGAATACCCAACAAGCACAAAGCGAAACACGGCCTTTTTAGATGTGGCAGATTACTATTTTGAAAATGGTAAATACGCTTATGCTCGCAAATGGTATCAAAAAGTAGATGAGTCTAGTATAGCACGTACTGAGCGCGAGCGTTTCAATTTTAATTACGGTTACACTTTATATTCTACAAATAGTAAAAAAGAAGCAACAAAGTATCTTAACCGTGTTGCAGATTCTAAGGAATACGGCTCGCAAGCCAAGTATTACATAGGTTACATGGCTTACGAAGGTGATGATTACGATACTGCGAATGAGTATTTCGATCAGGTGAGTGATAATGAAAAGTACAAGGAAAAGTTATCGTATTATCAAGCCGATTTAAACTTTAAATTAGGAAAGTTTGAAAAAGCCATAGAACTTGCCTTAGAGCAACTACCAAGCAGTAGAGGTGTGGAAGCATCTGAACTTAATAAAATTATAGGTGAAAGTTATTTTAACCTCGAAAAATACGAAGAGGCTATTCCTTATCTTCAAGCTTATGAAGGCAAAAAAGGAAAGTGGAGCAATACAGATTATTACCAAATAGGTTACGCTTATTACAAGCAAAACGATTTTGAAAAAGCCATTTCAGAATTCAATAAAATTATAGATGGTAACAACGCTGTGGCACAGAATGCTTATTATCATTTGGGTGAAAGCTACATCAACCTAGAGAAAAAACAAGAAGCATTAAACGCCTTTAGAAATGCATCTGAAATGGATTACGATTTAAAAATTCAGGAAGATGCTTGGTTAAACTATGCTAAAATCAGTTACGAAATAGGTAACCCTTACCAGTCTGTACCGCAAGTGTTATCAGGTTATTTAGATAAATATCCAGATACAAGCTACAGAGAAGAAGTTGAGACCTTACTGATTGATTCTTACATCACATCAAAAAATTACAAGGAAGCCTTAGAATTATTAAAAGGTAAAAACAGTTTTGAAAACAAAGTAGCTTACCAAAAGGTAGCTTTTTTCAGAGGAATTGAATTGTATAATGACACCAATTATAGTGAGGCATTAAAGCTATTTAATAACTCATTAAAAGAACCTAGAGATCCAATTTTTGTAGCAAAAGCTACTTTTTGGAAAGCCGAAACCGAATATAATTTAACCAACTATAACGATGCCTTAATTGGATTTAAACAATTTGTTGGTATGTCTGAAGCTTCAGGATTATCTGAGAATGAAAACTTAGATTACAATTTGGCTTACACCTATTTCAAGTTGAAAGATTATACCAACGCTTCAAAATATTTTCAAAAATTTATTGATAATAATTCTGGTGACAGACTACGACGAAACGATGCTTATTTAAGGTTGGCAGATGGCTATTTTGTGTCTAGTAAATACCAAAATGCCATCAATGCTTACGATAAAGCCATTCAGATTAATGAAATTGAAACCGATTATGCAGCATTTCAAAAAGCGATGAGTAATGGGTATTTAGGCAAAGCATCTACAAAAATTTCTGAGCTTAATACGTTTATAGATACGTATTCTAAGTCAGCATTACGAGACGATGCCATGTACGAGCTGGCAAACTCTTATGTTAAGTCTAACGAGACAGACAAAGCAATGCAGATGTACGACCGATTAAATTCGGAATACAAACGTGGTGCTTTCACATCAAAAGCGTTGTTACGTCAAGGTTTGGTATACTACAATGCCAATGATAATGAGCGTGCATTAACCAAGTTTAAAAAAGTTGCATCCGATTTTCCGAATTCTGGTGAGGCTGTTCAGGCAGTATCTACAGCGCGTTTAATTTATATCGATTTAGGTCGAGTAGACGATTACGCAGCTTGGGTAAAGTCTTTAGATTATGTTGAGGTGTCTGATGTAGAGCTAGATAATACCATGTATTTAGCAGCCGAAAAGCCATATTTAGAAAACGATACAGAGAATGCCATTCGTCAGTTTAATAAATATTTAAATCAGTTTCCTAATGGTATTCATGCGTTAAAATCACATTTCTACATTGCGCAATTGTATTACAAAAAGGATTTATTTGAAACCGCTCAACCACATTACAAATATGTTGTTGATGCTTCAAGAAGTGAATATACAGAGCAGGCAACAGTAAAGCTTTGCGAAATTTATTTGAAAGAGTCTAACTGGTCTCAGGCGATTCCGGTTTTAAAAACTTTAGAAGCTGAAGCAGACTATCCACAGAATGTATTGTATGCGCAGTCTAACTTAATGAATGCGTACTACCAAACAGAAGAATATTCTAGTGCTGAAAATTATGCCGAAAAGGTATTGGCAAATTCTAACTTAGATGTAAAAGTGAAGAGTGATGCTAAAATCATCATTGCACGTTCTGCCATAAAAACAGGAAACGAAGACAAAGCAAAAACAGCCTATGCTGATGTAGAAAAAATAGCTACAGGAAGTGTTGCGGCAGAAGCTCTATATTACAATGCGTATTTTAAAAATAAGGAAGGTAAGTATGAAGCCTCAAACACAACCATTCAAAAATTGGCCAAGGATTACAGCAGTTACAAATATTACAGTGCTAAAGGTTTGGTAGTTATGGCGAAGAATTTCTATGCTTTGGGAGATGCGTTTCAGGCCAATTATATTTTAGAAAGTGTGATTTCTAATTTCCCAGAGTTTGATGATGTGGTACAAGAGGCACAGCAAGAACTTAACAAGATTAAAACCGAAGAAGCTAAAACAAATTCATCAATCGAAACCGACGATAACTAA
- a CDS encoding class I SAM-dependent methyltransferase, which translates to MTKDIFGKALLDYQNGNYSEDIITWTNISDKDELPLPYLFRTYSEMPKLEQKALQLSKGKVLDVGCGTGNHALWLQEKGFDVKVIDSSKGAIEVCKLRGIKNAEHIALLEETDMFDTILLLMNGTGIFQEIIQVAKYLNYLKSLLKPSGQILIDSSDISYMYEDEDGGTWLDLNSGYIGELDYFFSYKGEEATPMKWLYLDFETLNTACQTVGLQCEKVMDGEHFDYLARIIHA; encoded by the coding sequence ATGACAAAAGACATCTTTGGAAAAGCACTATTAGACTATCAGAATGGTAATTATTCTGAAGATATTATTACCTGGACCAACATATCTGATAAGGACGAATTACCACTTCCCTATTTATTCAGAACTTACTCTGAAATGCCAAAACTAGAACAAAAAGCTTTACAACTAAGCAAAGGTAAAGTCCTCGATGTTGGTTGTGGTACTGGCAACCATGCACTTTGGTTACAAGAAAAAGGATTTGATGTAAAAGTAATTGACAGTTCTAAAGGTGCTATTGAAGTCTGCAAATTACGAGGTATAAAAAATGCCGAACACATTGCGTTATTAGAAGAAACAGATATGTTTGACACCATTCTACTTTTAATGAATGGTACTGGTATTTTTCAGGAAATAATACAGGTTGCTAAATATTTAAACTATCTAAAATCTTTATTAAAACCTAGCGGACAAATTTTAATCGACTCATCTGATATTTCATATATGTACGAAGATGAAGATGGTGGCACTTGGTTAGATTTAAACAGTGGTTATATTGGCGAACTTGATTATTTCTTTAGCTATAAAGGTGAAGAAGCAACTCCAATGAAATGGCTCTACTTAGATTTTGAAACGCTAAACACAGCTTGCCAAACCGTAGGTCTTCAATGCGAAAAAGTTATGGATGGCGAGCATTTTGATTATTTGGCGAGGATTATTCATGCATAA
- a CDS encoding sugar 3,4-ketoisomerase, with amino-acid sequence MSSFLNNVKLLDIPKVHDERGALAVVEKDTVPFVLKRVYYLYDVPNDSFRGGHAHKEQQSVIIALSGSFEVVVDDGETKKRIRLYKPTQGLFISTYIWREIENFSSGSVCLVLASTNYNEAEYIRDYDDFKNYVTG; translated from the coding sequence ATGAGTAGTTTTCTAAACAATGTTAAACTTTTAGATATACCCAAGGTGCATGACGAAAGAGGGGCTCTAGCTGTTGTAGAAAAAGACACAGTACCGTTTGTACTAAAACGTGTTTATTATTTATATGACGTACCTAATGATAGTTTTAGAGGCGGCCACGCACATAAAGAGCAACAATCTGTAATCATAGCGCTTAGCGGTAGCTTTGAGGTTGTGGTAGATGATGGTGAAACAAAAAAAAGAATAAGGCTTTATAAGCCAACGCAGGGCTTGTTTATTTCTACTTATATTTGGAGAGAAATAGAAAATTTCTCATCAGGATCTGTATGCTTAGTCTTAGCGTCTACCAATTACAATGAAGCAGAATACATAAGAGACTACGATGACTTTAAAAATTACGTAACAGGATAG
- a CDS encoding YkgJ family cysteine cluster protein, translating into MQNQINNLPKLAKDKHKENKTFFAKLRKKPPKQLDYIMQELHEEEFERTDCLQCANCCKTTGPLFTDKDIQRISKSFKMKEQQFIDAYLCIDEDNDYVLQSVPCTFLDADNYCMIYDVRPKACREFPHTDRKKFQQISNLTLKNVAICPAAYNIVEEMKKQIKL; encoded by the coding sequence ATGCAAAACCAAATCAATAATCTGCCAAAGCTGGCCAAAGATAAGCATAAGGAAAACAAAACTTTCTTTGCCAAACTTAGAAAAAAGCCACCAAAACAATTAGACTACATTATGCAAGAGTTGCACGAGGAAGAGTTTGAGCGTACGGATTGCTTACAATGTGCTAATTGCTGTAAAACCACAGGACCTTTGTTTACGGATAAGGATATTCAGCGCATATCTAAATCTTTCAAAATGAAAGAGCAGCAGTTTATTGATGCCTATTTATGTATAGATGAGGATAATGATTATGTGTTGCAATCAGTGCCTTGCACGTTTTTAGATGCGGATAATTACTGTATGATTTATGATGTAAGACCAAAGGCTTGCAGAGAATTTCCGCATACAGATCGAAAAAAGTTTCAGCAAATTTCTAACTTAACACTTAAAAATGTAGCAATTTGTCCTGCGGCTTATAATATTGTTGAGGAAATGAAAAAACAAATAAAATTATAG
- a CDS encoding TonB-dependent receptor: protein MKIKFLIFIITISSSVSMVAQERAKDTIDDQVVNVVTPYKPTISDAFKIKDTPKLQDSNLVKKKEVKYNIFSIPVASTFTPAKGKAATVDKAKAVKLYDNYASLGVGTYTTVLGEVYLNHELSNSENVGGYFSHHSSQGGIEDLLLDDDFSTTHLNAHYSQRHRDLSWKVDGGFDLMTYNWYGLPQNFFGQAEADMIDPSHTFNSFYLGGKINFEDAIINDGSVRFRRFGDNQDSGENRFVAKAGFDIPVQGEAIKTQLYVDYIGGSFDSDYENLGDINYGNVTVGLSPSYQLTQDDLTVNLGLSLVYLNDTELSDNKFFIYPNIDASYRLVDEILIAYGGITGQLQQNSYYDFATENPFVSPTLYVAPTDQRYKGFLGLKGKLSNSVSYNVKGNYYAEENKALFKANDARGDATADYQYGNSFGVVYDDVTTFSVAGELNIDVNRNFTLGFKGEYFNYDMDNEAEAWNLPNVTGSIFMDLQISEQWYAGASAIYVGERKDQQGLVATLFPQDPSPVMSLDSYFDANAHVGYKINDQLSVFGKVNNILNQDYERYLNFPVQGIQILAGATYQFDF from the coding sequence ATGAAAATCAAGTTTTTAATTTTTATAATCACCATATCAAGCAGTGTATCAATGGTAGCTCAAGAACGAGCAAAAGACACTATTGATGACCAAGTCGTAAATGTGGTAACACCATACAAACCTACAATTTCAGATGCCTTTAAAATTAAGGATACTCCAAAATTGCAAGACTCTAATTTGGTGAAGAAAAAAGAGGTTAAGTACAATATTTTTTCAATTCCAGTAGCTTCAACGTTTACGCCAGCAAAAGGTAAAGCAGCAACCGTTGATAAAGCAAAAGCTGTGAAATTATACGATAATTATGCATCGCTAGGAGTAGGTACATATACAACAGTTTTGGGTGAAGTGTATCTTAACCATGAGCTTAGTAATTCTGAAAATGTTGGTGGTTATTTCAGTCACCATTCTTCTCAAGGTGGTATTGAAGATTTATTGTTAGATGACGATTTTTCTACCACGCATTTAAACGCACATTATTCTCAAAGACATAGAGATTTATCATGGAAAGTAGATGGAGGTTTTGACTTAATGACATACAATTGGTATGGTTTGCCTCAGAATTTCTTTGGACAAGCCGAAGCAGATATGATAGACCCTAGCCACACGTTTAATAGTTTTTATTTAGGAGGAAAAATTAATTTTGAAGATGCTATTATCAACGATGGTAGTGTACGTTTTAGACGTTTTGGTGATAATCAAGATTCTGGTGAAAACCGCTTTGTAGCTAAAGCAGGTTTTGATATTCCTGTGCAAGGAGAAGCTATAAAAACACAATTATATGTAGATTACATTGGTGGAAGTTTTGATAGTGATTACGAGAATTTAGGTGACATTAATTACGGAAATGTTACAGTTGGTTTATCTCCTTCGTATCAATTAACCCAAGATGATTTAACGGTTAATTTAGGCTTAAGTTTAGTCTATCTTAATGATACCGAACTTAGCGATAATAAGTTTTTTATCTATCCTAATATTGATGCTTCTTACCGTTTAGTAGATGAAATCTTAATTGCTTATGGTGGAATCACAGGGCAGTTACAACAAAACTCTTACTACGATTTTGCGACTGAGAATCCATTTGTATCTCCAACACTTTATGTAGCGCCAACAGACCAGCGCTATAAAGGGTTTTTAGGACTAAAAGGAAAGCTGTCTAATAGTGTAAGTTATAACGTTAAAGGAAATTATTACGCAGAAGAGAATAAAGCACTTTTTAAAGCAAATGATGCCAGAGGTGATGCAACAGCAGATTACCAATATGGTAATTCTTTTGGTGTGGTGTATGATGATGTTACTACCTTTTCGGTTGCTGGCGAATTAAATATTGATGTCAATAGAAATTTTACGCTGGGTTTTAAAGGAGAATACTTCAACTATGACATGGATAATGAAGCTGAAGCATGGAATTTGCCAAACGTAACAGGTTCTATCTTTATGGATTTACAAATATCTGAACAATGGTATGCAGGTGCTAGTGCCATTTATGTTGGCGAACGAAAAGATCAGCAAGGCTTAGTAGCGACACTGTTTCCGCAAGATCCCAGTCCTGTTATGAGTTTAGATAGTTATTTTGATGCTAATGCACATGTAGGTTATAAAATCAACGATCAATTATCTGTATTTGGAAAGGTAAATAATATCCTTAACCAGGATTACGAGCGTTATTTAAACTTCCCTGTTCAAGGCATTCAGATTTTAGCGGGAGCTACGTATCAGTTTGATTTCTAA
- a CDS encoding cell division ATP-binding protein FtsE: MSETVLQLKNATIYQGGSMILNNVNFEMQKGDFVYLIGKTGSGKSSFMKTLYGDLELTEGEGTIVDFNLRTMKERDIPFLRRKLGIVFQDFKLLPDRTIHGNLEFVLKATGWKDKDKIKERIEEVLDKVAMKTKGFKFPHELSGGEQQRIAIARALLNDPELILADEPTGNLDPQTSIEVMEVLQDINKNGNTILMATHDYALLLKYPSKTLKCDENKVFEVVQRKS; encoded by the coding sequence ATGTCCGAAACTGTTTTACAACTTAAAAACGCAACGATTTATCAAGGTGGCAGCATGATTTTGAATAATGTTAACTTTGAAATGCAGAAAGGTGATTTTGTTTATCTCATTGGTAAAACAGGAAGTGGAAAAAGTAGTTTTATGAAAACGCTCTATGGCGATTTAGAATTGACCGAAGGAGAAGGCACTATTGTAGACTTCAATCTTAGAACAATGAAAGAGCGAGACATTCCTTTTCTAAGAAGAAAACTGGGTATTGTGTTTCAGGATTTTAAACTATTACCAGATCGCACTATACATGGAAATCTTGAATTTGTACTTAAAGCTACCGGCTGGAAAGATAAAGACAAAATAAAAGAACGTATTGAAGAGGTTTTGGATAAAGTAGCCATGAAGACCAAAGGTTTTAAGTTTCCTCATGAGCTTTCTGGTGGAGAACAACAGCGTATTGCCATTGCTAGAGCGCTGCTTAATGATCCGGAGTTAATCCTAGCCGATGAGCCTACAGGTAACCTAGACCCACAAACAAGTATTGAGGTAATGGAAGTGCTACAAGACATTAATAAAAACGGAAACACCATCTTAATGGCTACGCACGATTACGCATTACTTTTAAAATACCCGAGCAAAACGCTTAAGTGTGATGAAAATAAAGTATTTGAGGTAGTGCAGCGAAAGAGTTAA
- a CDS encoding glycosyltransferase family 2 protein, whose protein sequence is MLSILIPTYNYNINPLVKELYKQANACNLTFEIIIVDDASPQIKYNSQELRHLKHVSLKVLDKNIGRSAIRNVLANLATYQNLLFVDAGTFPKSKQFINNYLEVLEKDSVIGGMTHYKTKPKKPYTLRWLYTKKRETSLKNTYTSANFFIKKSIIVSHPFDSGIKTYGYEDLLFFKTLESNNVTLQFINNPVIHDCDEDAITFIKKTEDALKNLHYFSVSHPDLLHDNKILRAFTRLKRLCLDRVFGMVIATTKPILLNNLNSSRPSLFVFDLYKLGYFCNLKQKS, encoded by the coding sequence ATGCTTTCTATCCTAATCCCAACATATAACTACAATATTAACCCACTTGTTAAAGAGCTGTACAAGCAGGCAAATGCTTGCAACCTAACGTTTGAAATTATTATTGTAGATGATGCTTCGCCCCAAATAAAATATAATTCGCAAGAATTAAGGCACTTAAAGCATGTAAGTTTAAAAGTGCTAGATAAGAATATTGGTAGAAGTGCTATTAGAAATGTATTGGCTAATTTAGCCACTTACCAGAATCTTCTTTTTGTTGATGCAGGTACATTTCCAAAATCTAAACAATTCATAAATAACTATTTAGAAGTATTAGAAAAAGATAGTGTTATAGGTGGGATGACACACTACAAAACCAAACCTAAAAAACCTTACACTTTAAGATGGTTGTACACCAAAAAACGAGAAACGAGTCTAAAGAACACTTATACCTCTGCTAATTTTTTTATTAAAAAGTCTATCATAGTATCTCATCCATTTGATAGTGGGATAAAAACTTACGGCTACGAAGATTTATTGTTCTTTAAAACATTAGAATCTAATAATGTTACGTTACAATTTATAAATAATCCTGTTATCCATGATTGTGATGAAGATGCTATAACGTTTATAAAAAAAACCGAAGATGCTCTAAAAAACTTGCACTACTTCTCTGTAAGCCACCCAGACCTTTTACATGACAATAAAATTTTAAGAGCTTTTACAAGGCTAAAGCGTTTATGTTTAGATAGAGTTTTTGGAATGGTGATTGCAACAACAAAACCTATATTATTGAATAACCTAAATTCTTCTCGACCATCGCTTTTTGTATTCGATTTGTATAAGTTAGGCTACTTTTGTAATCTAAAACAAAAAAGCTAG